Proteins encoded within one genomic window of Diceros bicornis minor isolate mBicDic1 chromosome X, mDicBic1.mat.cur, whole genome shotgun sequence:
- the LOC131400388 gene encoding LOW QUALITY PROTEIN: heat shock transcription factor, X-linked-like (The sequence of the model RefSeq protein was modified relative to this genomic sequence to represent the inferred CDS: deleted 2 bases in 1 codon), with protein sequence MVHFPPETRAPTIGSESYAPPVDPSLTLTQLVSAGLLDFRQLLEETAFQALTEEPLFRRPHTSVMPCQGEGNLLSLPFPKRLWNIVNSNQFASVWWDDGGPYIGINEKLFQKEILERDGWNKLFETDCMKSFIRQLHLHGFSKMHHDIHSSTCLTNFFHPRETCLCPEPGNSGQTSQWAELVGSGVAESGWVEIPELPLGNWVPISTPGGGDGDYELIRGKGSDWCPVCLECFIRDCPHFLMRMKRRVGIKAALRQVESKPEALGFPQHPQPPSHETTSQSLMRTTRRHRATENLTTLPP encoded by the exons ATGGTGCATTTTCCTCCAGAAACAAGGGCTCCCACAATTGGCTCAGAGAGCTACGCTCCTCCAGTAGACCCTTCACTCACCCTGACCCAGCTGGTGTCAGCTGGGCTCCTTGACTTCAGGCAGCTGCTTGAAGAAACTGCTTTCCAAGCTTTGACTGAAGAGCCTTTGTTCCGAAGGCCACACACATCTGTAATGCCCTGTCAG GGTGAAGGCaatctcctctctctgccctttcctaaGAGGCTGTGGAATATCGTCAACAGCAATCAGTTTGCATCAGTTTGGTGGGACGATGGTGGGCCTTACATAGGTATCAATGAGAAACTGTTTCAAAAGGAGATTTTGGAGAGAGATGGCTGGAACAAATTGTTTGAAACAGACTGTATGAAGAGTTTCATCCGTCAGCTTCACCTCCATGGGTTCAGCAAAATGCATCATGACATTCACTCATCCACCTGCCTTACCAATTTTTTTCACCCACGAGAGACCTGTCTATGTCCTGAGCCAGGTAACAGTGGACAAACCTCCCAATGGGCTGAGCTGGTGGGCTCTGGGGTGGCGGAGTCGGGTTGGGTGGAAATCCCAGAACTGCCTCTTGGGAACTGGGTGCCCATTTCCACTCCTGGTGGTGGTGATGGCGACTATGAGTTAATACGGGGAAAGGGCTCCGACTGGTGCCCAGTGTGTCTGGAGTGCTTTATT AGAGACTGCCCTCACTTTCTCATGAGGATGAAGAGGAGAGTGGGCATTAAAGCTGCACTGAGGCAGGTGGAGAGCAAACCCGAAGCCCTGGGATTTCCACAGCACCCACAGCCACCAAGCCACGAGACGACCTCCCAGTCTCTAATGAGGACAACCAGGAGACACCGAGCGACTGAGAACTTGACAACCCTACCTCCCTGA
- the TMEM185A gene encoding transmembrane protein 185A, translating into MNLRGLFQDFNPSKFLIYACLLLFSVLLALRLDGIIQWSYWAVFAPIWLWKLMVIVGASVGTGVWARNPQYRAEGETCVEFKAMLIAVGIHLLLLMFEVLVCDRIERGSHFWLLVFMPLFFVSPVSVAACVWGFRHDRSLELEILCSVNILQFIFIALRLDKIIHWPWLVVCVPLWILMSFLCLVVLYYIVWSVLFLRSMDVIAEQRRTHITMALSWMTIVVPLLTFEILLVHKLDGHNAFSCIPIFVPLWLSLITLMATTFGQKGGNHWWFGIRKDFCQFLLEIFPFLREYGNISYDLHHEDNEETEETPVPEPPKIAPMFRKKARVVITQSPGKYVLPPPKLNIEMPD; encoded by the exons ATGAACCTGAGGGGCCTCTTCCAGGACTTCAACCCGAG TAAATTCCTCATCTATGCCTGTCTGCTGCTGTTCTCTGTGCTGCTGGCCCTTCGTCTGGATGGCATCATTCAGTGGAGTTACTGGGCTGTCTTTGCTCCAATATGGCTGTGGAAGTTAATGGTCATTGTTGGAGCCTCAGTTGGAACTGGAGTCTGGGCACGAAATCCCCAATATCG AGCAGAAGGAGAAACGTGTGTGGAGTTTAAAGCCATGTTAATTGCCGTGGGCATCCATTTGCTCCTGCTGATGTTTGAAGTGCTGGTCTGTGACAGGATCGAAAGAGGAAGCCATTTCTGGCTTCTGGTCTTCATGCCGCTATTCTTTGTTTCCCCGGTGTCTGTTGCAGCTTGTGTTTGGGGCTTTCGACATGACAGGTCACTGGAG TTAGAAATCCTGTGTTCTGTCAACATTCTCCAGTTTATATTCATTGCCTTAAGACTGGACAAGATCATCCACTGGCCCTGGCTT gTCGTGTGTGTCCCCCTATGGATTCTCATGTCCTTTCTGTGCCTGGTGGTCCTCTATTACATTGTGTGGTCCGTCTTGTTCCTGCGCTCCATGGACGTGATTGCAGAACAGCGAAGGACACACATAACAATGGCACTGAGCTGGATGACCATTGTCGTGCCTCTCCTTACTTTTGAG atcCTGCTGGTTCACAAACTGGATGGCCACAATGCATTCTCTTGTATTCCAATATTTGTCCCCCTTTGGCTTTCCTTGATCACTCTGATGGCAACCACATTCGGACAGAAGGGAGGGAACCACT ggtgGTTTGGTATTCGCAAGGATTTCTGTCAATTTCTGCTTGAAATATTCCCATTTTTGAGAGAATATGGAAACATTTCCTACGACCTCCATCATGAAGATAACGAGGAAACTGAAGAAACCCCAGTTCCAGAACCTCCAAAAATCGCTCCTATGTTTCGAAAGAAGGCCAGGGTAGTTATCacgcagagccctggaaagtatgTCCTCCCACCTCCTAAATTAAATATTGAAATGCCAGATTAG